The sequence below is a genomic window from Salminus brasiliensis chromosome 6, fSalBra1.hap2, whole genome shotgun sequence.
aaaaccacagatccaaaaccCCAGCAGCCGCTCGAGCCGTTCTGGTCTAGACGTTTAGAAGTGGGGTTTCGGTCAGACAGGCTGTTCTCCTgctagctaagctaatgctaacagcgtctctctcctgattcagggCAGGTGAACAGGTGTAATGGTCAGATTGACGctttaacatttattgattgGTGGATTTTAAGCTGTGCAGTGTTCACTTTATCACCCTGAGAGCAAACTGACCGCTGTGATTGGTCTTTTTCAGATTTAAAATAAGGCGGGGTGAGATTGGACGGAAGCCCATtatgaaaaaagtggatactTAAATCTCCAAACAAACCCATCCTCTTCTAACCTGCAGTAAAGTCGGCTGTTTATTCTCAGCATTACTGACTGTGAAACAGGCCCTGACGCTTAAAAAGGTCTCAAAAGGCCCCGTTTGTGCATTTTAATGAATTACtgcttatttatattataataaacagaGATGCAGTTCTGTAATACAGTCTCAGCAACCTTTCCGTCAAACTCAGGTCTTTTGAAACAAGTTgattactatccaaacccaccagtgcagctacacgagtcttctgagttttatatggatgatggtgatgatgatgataatgatggtgatgatgatgaaggtaaaatagtgaatagagaatctgaactaatgcagttctctttagggactactttctgtagctgcactacaccctgcagcatgtatccctccaccattttaatgatctgattttaaaagcaggttctagagcctaactcttctcagaactctggtagaacagtgtctcaggcatcaggcagcttcttcatcaccattaggtgaagaactttctgtgaggagcttttattagagcttcagacgtctgcttcccttcacctccactgtagaaccacagctctgactggaggggattatctagaacctccactgtagaactccagctctgactgggggagcttatctagaacctccactgtagaacagctctgactgggggagcttatctagaacccagcGTATCACACttaccaaacccaccaaacctccactctgagtGAGTTTGTTCACGTCTTAGCTGTTTAAGGATGTTCACATTTTGAAAAAGGCTGTAAACTAGTTCTGGGTCCAGGCAGAATCTCCACAGATTATAATTAAgaaatcattatttatttattttacaaatgaaCCATGTACAGATATCGGCAGATTGACAGATGCTTTGATCTGAGAGTATTAGCTCTGTTTATGTGTAATATTTAGCCACAATGTCTTCAAACGCTTTGGTCGCCTCTTCGCATTCCTTGTTTTTGGTCCTCCCTGGGATCtgaaaacacagagagagagagtggtaaaACAGTAGGGTTTTACTGGTTCCAGTAGAACATGCTTTAGACTATCTTCTCATGTTCCCAGAATTCACTCCTGTATTAATTGAATctcctcttggtggcgtaatagagcacAGTTTTAAAGCAGATCAATAGCTACAGTGAGGGCTAGCCagactaaagcacagcctccaagcatggtggaggtagtttcatcaacagctcacagtgagagctagccagactaaagcacagcttccaaacatggtttAAACATGATTTAACAGAACGGGGGGCATTGTTACTGGAGTGTGGGCCGACCTGAAGCTCCGGCACTCACCTGGTTACACACTGCTTTCCCGTACCGCATGAACGTAGCGAAGTGTTCGCAGTTCAGGGAGAAGAGTTTGTAATGGAGCTCCTTGTCCAGCAGAGCATCGCGGCGACTCCTTATCTCCTCCGCGGTGGACGCCTTGAGAGCGTGCCGGTTGTTGCATACTAAGACGTGTGCCCCCTTGGGGACGGTGACCTCCGACACCGGCTGCCGGCGGATTTTGGTCTCTCCGAGGAGAAGGTCCCCACAGACAGGGAACACAGTCTGGAGGTAGCCTCGGAACGTGTTCATCAGTTGGGTCTCATCTGGGAGGCGTGAAAAAGAACACCTGAGCAGACAGCGGTAACTTGAAAAAGTGGATATCCCAGCCAGCATGCTGATGTGGGGCTCACCAGAGtagaacatgggctaggtgggttcctgGGTGGGTTGGTACATGTGTTTTTATGGGGACCGAGTTTGGCTTCttaaatgggccccattgttacagcccatcTTAATCTCACATGAGTCCCATCCAGGCCCCATTTGCAGCATAcagcccagatggggcccatgctaTCTCCTCCAGGTCCAATCTCTAACCCTGGTGAGCATCCATATGTTTGGCCAACGTAGAACCCGAGGACAAAATGTTCTGGTTCCCGGTCAGGCTTCTCATACAAACcctacatggacatgttagctgggatggCTTTAATATCTGACCTGAAATTATCCAAAAGAACCTTGATAAGTTGTAACCTTTAAACTATTAATGATCAAAGTGTGAATTTCCGAGGGGATAATTCTTtgattgtgttgttgtgtataACTACTGAAACTTTCTCATAAATAggcatattattataataattgttATAATAAAACATCTATAAGATCACCCTTTAAGATCACcctcatgctggctaggcgagacaagggaacactgaaaaaacaaacaaaccaaaacgtggcagcaaagtacagggtccaaaccagaaacagaaaacaaacttgGGACAACTGAAATGGGGCTAAACCGTGAAGActacctgaggctggaaagtagccagggagcaaagcgagacGGGGAAAATCAAACGGAGGGAAGAAGACTAGAACacaaagaaacagaagaaaCTAACAAAActaaacctcaccccaaaactgCGCTCGTCAAGCGCTAATAAACTTACACGACTAGAATACGagggaaccggacgccgaaTCCCAccggcgaccaaccggtgaacaaGAAAGCGAACTCCCTCTGAACATGAAGTGGCTCTTCTAGAGCGTATACTATCGAGCACCATAGATTCTCCTAGAAATCTCAAGATATGAAGCCAACCATCCAGCTTGgcgtcgcaagagtaattctcggcaaAGAGACCATAGTGTTTGCTCCCCttgtaccccagctctcaggtgaacCAAATCAGAACTGATAACAGGAATGAACACCACATGAACctgaacagaaaacatggcgtcttacACCAACGGCTGTCAACATAAGTCCTTTGTGACAAACAAGAGGAACAGAAAGTCCATGAACATTGAAATTAACCAAACATCAACTTAAAAGTTCCAAGGAGCCTGCGGACCACGGACCGAAATCGCCcctgggggggggtgggggcacGGCGCCGCTGGGCTGACAGTACTCCCCCCCCCCGAGGCGGCTGGCTGGGTCCCCCGACGGGGACGCCCCGGTCGCCGGCCAGACGCCTGAGAACCCGGATTGTCCAAGAGCGGACCCTGCCGGTCTGGCGAGACGGGCCGTGGCGCCCGTTGACTAGAGAGCCCCTCACGGGCGGGGGCACATGATTTCCTGGGGCGCCCACGAGGCCTGGGAGCCAGCTTACCCAGGCAGCATTTGTGGAATTCCTGGACCAACGCCGGGTCCAGGACGTTGCTAGCCGGTTCCCAGGAGCATTCCTCCGGACCATACCCATCCCAGTCCAGTAGATATTGAAGTTGGCCCCCGCGCCGTCGGGAGTCCAGTACTCGCCGGACCGTGTAAGCAGGGGTCCCCTCAACTTCTACAGGCTCCAGCGGCGTGTCCGTCGGGGTGGCCTCATCCAGGGGCCCGGGCACCACAGACTTTAGCTGCGACACATGGAAAACAGGATGAATACGTGAGTGCGGGGGTAAACAAACCTTAACAGAAACATCATTGACATGTTTTACCACCTCGAATGGACCCATGTACTTAGCTGCCAGCTTCTGCGACGGGAGACCAGTCCGGAAGTCCCGTGGGGAGACCCTGTCATACGCACCGGGAGATCGCGTATGGGTCTCCACCCGGGACTTCCGGACTGGTCTTTCGATCGGTCTGAGTCTTGTAGCGCCGCAGGAAGGTCTGGATATGCTGATGGGTTTTGGTCCAGGTGGCTTCGCTGCTGCACATCCATGCATCCACTGCTGGCACCCGGGTCTCCGCGGCAGTCCAAGGGGCCAGTGGAGGTTGGTATCCTAAAATACACTGATAGGGGGTGAGGCCTGTGGTCGCGCACCTCagcgagttctgggccatctcggccCAAACCAGATACCGCGACCAGTCGCTGGGGAAGTCGTGACAGTAGAGCCATAAAAACGTCCCCAGTTCCCggttagtgcgctcgcactggccATTGGTGCTCACAGAACGCCCCCCATACCCAGGATGTGAACTGGGCCCCCCGGTTTGATACTATGTCCTCCGGGATCCTGAAATTCTGACGATGGGATCCCGAAATTCTGACGCTCCACGATGTCAGCCCTCAGGAAGCTCCCCTCCGCACCGCAGTCGATCaacgctgcaacacacacagactggcaCTGGTAGGACACTATTACCGGCAACGTGATCGACCATGACACAAGCCCCTGAACGGGCAGACTCACCGCATTAGCGCGAGGAGCCCCCTCCCCGCGCCCATCGGTGTTTGGGCGGGAAGCCATCAAGAGTCTCCTCCGGCAGTCCCTGCGAAGATGCCCTGCATCCCGCAGTAGAAACACAGCCCCTCTCTGGTCCGTCGGCTGCGCTCCTCAGGGGCCAGGTGGCCGATACCCACCTCCATGGGCTCCCTCTCGTGCGTGATAGGCGAGGCAGAAGCCGCCGCTCCCGCTGAACTGGAGAGTAATGCGCTCCCTGGTAACCCTTGGCTGGCCTGCCTCTTGGGACAGGCGACCGATCCCCCAGCTCCGTGGGGTCTGGGGTGAGTGGGGCGACCTATGAGCTGGTCCAGCCGGATCGCGAGCGTGATGAAGTCGTCCAGCTCCAACGTCTGGCCCCGACAGGCcagctcccgctgcagaccGGGGTTCAACCCGTTGCGAAACAGGGCCAGTAAGGCTGGCTGATTCCATCCGCTCCCTGCCGCCAGAGTGCGGAACTCGAGGCAGTATTGAGCAGCTGACCTGGTGCCCTGCTCCATCCGCAGCACCAGGTCGCCCTTGGTGAGCCCCTCTTGGGGGTGTAGAAACACcgccttaaaatgtttaaggtaGTTCAAGAGGGATCCTTCGCTAAGCTCCGTCCAggtggcagtggcccaatccagagccttccctgcgagccgggatactataaaggcgatcttcgcctggtcagtgccggtcggagagttcttaaagaagacctcacactgaagcaagaacccctcgcaaagttCCGGATTGCCACTGTACGTATCGGGTTTGCCAACCGGATACGCTCTATGGGGTGTGTAGACGGGACTGGGAGAGCTAGCAGGCTCCAACGAAGTCTTTACCAGATTCGTGAGCCCCTGAacgtcacccactagttgggtgacttgatgctgctggcccacctgttgctgcgccaggtggccgacagtctctgacacgctctgcagagtgtgttgctgctgccccaagagcTGACCTTGGGTGCGAACAGCGTGATCCGAGGCTTCCATCCCCGCTGTTCAGAGGGTGTCGGCagagaattctgtcatgctggctaggcgagacaagggaacacttgCAGGCACAGTGCAATGCAAGATAacgttttaatgaaaaaacaaacaaaacaaaacaaaacgtggcagcaaagtacaggatccaaaacagaaacagaaaccaGGGCTAAACCGTGAAGActacctgaggctggaaagtagccagggagcaaagcgagacGGGGAAAATCAAACGGAGGGAAGAAGACTAGAACATAAAGAAACAGAAGaaactaacaaaacaaaacctcaccccaaaactgCGCTCGTCAAGCGCTAATAAACTTACACGACTAGAATACGAGGGAACCGGATGCCGAATCCCAccggcgaccaaccggtgaaccagaaaGCGAACTCCCTCTGAACATGAAGTGGCTCTTCTAGAGCGTATACTATTGAGCACCATAGATTCTCCTAGAAATCTCAAGATATGAAGCCAACCATCCAGCTTGgcgtcgcaagagtaattctcggcaaAGAGACCATAGTGTTTGCTCCCCttgtaccccagctctcaggtgaacCAAATCAGAACTGATAACAGGAATGAACACCACATGAACctgaacagaaaacatggcgtcttacACCAACGGCTGTCAACATAAGTCCTTTGTGACAAACAAGAGGAACAGAAAGTCCATGAACATTGAAATTAACCAAACATCAACTTAAAAGTTCCAAGGAGCCTGCGGACCACGGACCGAAACCGTCCCCCGGGGGGGCGAGGCGCCGCTGGGCTGACACACTCTTTAAAATCACTCTTTAAAATTACTCTTTAAAATCACTCTTTAAGATTACTCTTTAAAATCACcctttaaaatcactgtttaaGATCACTCTTTAAGATCAGTCTTTAAGATGACTCTTTAAAATCACCCTTTAAAATCACTCTTTAAGATCACTCTTTAAGATTACTCTTTAAAATCACTCTTTAAGATCACCCTTTAAGATCAGTCTTTAAGATCAGTCTTTAAGATCACTCTTTAAGATTACTCTTTAAAATCAGTCTTTAAGATCACTCTTTAAGATCACTCTTTAAAATTACTCTTTAAAATCAGTCTTTAAGATCACTCTTTAAGATCACTCT
It includes:
- the LOC140556707 gene encoding phospholipase A and acyltransferase 4-like — translated: MEYKEQVAEIVANAQFGDLIEFSYPIGYSHWGVYDEDGYVMHFGVADETQLMNTFRGYLQTVFPVCGDLLLGETKIRRQPVSEVTVPKGAHVLVCNNRHALKASTAEEIRSRRDALLDKELHYKLFSLNCEHFATFMRYGKAVCNQIPGRTKNKECEEATKAFEDIVAKYYT